In Gemmatimonadaceae bacterium, a single genomic region encodes these proteins:
- a CDS encoding metalloregulator ArsR/SmtB family transcription factor yields the protein MVTAVDNLSATLAALADPTRRAILSRLSRGEATVTELAGPFEMSLPAVSKHLKVLERAGLITRGREAQWRPCRLDAAPLRDVANWVGQYRRLWERRLDRLDDYLQSAKSKEASHGRKK from the coding sequence ATGGTCACCGCCGTCGACAACCTGAGCGCCACGCTTGCCGCACTCGCCGATCCCACGCGGCGGGCCATCCTGTCGCGGCTGTCCAGAGGCGAGGCCACGGTCACCGAGTTGGCTGGTCCATTCGAGATGAGCCTGCCGGCGGTCTCCAAACACCTCAAGGTGCTGGAACGCGCTGGGCTCATCACGCGCGGGCGGGAGGCCCAGTGGCGGCCTTGCCGTCTCGACGCCGCGCCGCTGCGCGACGTGGCCAACTGGGTGGGCCAGTACCGCCGGCTGTGGGAGCGGCGCCTCGACCGGCTGGACGACTATCTGCAGAGCGCCAAGTCCAAGGAGGCTTCGCATGGCAGAAAGAAGTAG